A window of Polaribacter litorisediminis contains these coding sequences:
- a CDS encoding M28 family peptidase: MKKASYILSILIILGVIYWSFSDLKPSLNTEKQTSKTNFSLENAFYHLKKISQNAHYVGTKEHKNVQNYIVAALQKLGLETEVQRQTYVGKKRVTATTAENIFARIKGSEDGKSLMLLTHYDSREHSSLGASDAGSGVVTILEGIRAYLAKNETPKNDIIILISDAEELGLLGAGAFVEYHPWTKDIGLVLNFEARGSGGPSYMLLETNGKNSTLLSEFLAAKPNFPAANSLMYSVYKNLPNDTDLTVFRENANINGFNFAFIGDHFDYHTAQDSYDRLDRESLAHQADYLTSTLNYFANSNLENLNSDEDFVYVNFPFIGLLTYSFSYVILSLIIASLLFIILLFFGFSLHKITLKGVFKGCIPFLVSIILCGGISFFLWKLLLIIHPQYTDMLHGFTYNGYVYILAFVFLNLWILLKIYRYFKKQEHTTNLLIAPIFIWLLINLIISLYLKGAGFFILPVFAALLILAIDIFISIEIRSKRILFTIISIPTIYIFAPLIKMFPVGLGLKNLFISGILISLIFGLMVLTFHQKKSNWFLKFCGFFAIIFFGYASYTSGFSEDNKKPNSLVYFQNSDDKTAFFGTYNTSLDRYTSQIFDHTAIKGSITNAETKNKYNARFTYHKKAEFKNISSSDINIQIDTIIGSNRLLEIVVTPRRKVSKLEFTTDRKITLKQFKVNEALVMEGKNYHVTKSTFLGYTIANSDKEVTLSFMVDKEQELNIFLNEISYDLLTNPNFSINPRNNEMMPMPFVTNDAIITRKKITM; encoded by the coding sequence ATGAAAAAAGCATCCTATATCTTATCTATACTCATTATTTTAGGCGTCATCTATTGGAGTTTTTCTGATTTAAAACCTTCTTTAAACACAGAAAAACAGACTTCGAAAACTAATTTTTCTTTGGAGAATGCCTTTTATCACTTAAAAAAAATAAGTCAAAACGCGCATTATGTTGGCACAAAAGAGCACAAAAATGTTCAAAATTATATTGTTGCAGCGTTACAGAAGTTGGGCTTAGAAACTGAAGTACAAAGGCAAACGTATGTGGGTAAAAAAAGGGTAACTGCCACCACTGCAGAAAACATTTTTGCTCGTATTAAAGGTTCTGAAGACGGAAAATCATTAATGCTATTAACTCATTATGACTCAAGGGAACATTCTTCTTTGGGCGCAAGCGATGCTGGCTCTGGAGTTGTTACTATTTTAGAAGGAATTAGAGCTTATTTGGCAAAAAATGAAACGCCCAAAAATGATATTATTATCTTAATTTCTGATGCCGAAGAACTAGGTTTATTAGGCGCCGGAGCTTTTGTTGAATACCATCCTTGGACAAAAGATATTGGTTTGGTTTTAAATTTTGAAGCCAGAGGAAGTGGCGGCCCTAGTTACATGTTATTAGAAACCAATGGAAAAAACAGTACATTATTATCAGAATTTTTAGCTGCGAAACCCAATTTTCCGGCAGCCAATTCTTTAATGTATAGCGTGTATAAAAATTTACCCAACGATACAGATTTAACCGTATTTAGAGAAAATGCTAACATCAATGGATTTAATTTTGCCTTTATTGGCGATCATTTTGATTATCATACAGCACAAGATTCTTATGATCGTCTAGACCGCGAAAGTTTAGCGCATCAAGCAGATTATCTAACCTCAACCCTTAATTATTTCGCGAATTCCAATTTAGAAAACTTAAATTCTGATGAAGACTTTGTGTATGTAAACTTTCCATTTATTGGCTTGCTTACCTATTCGTTTTCATATGTCATTCTGTCTTTAATTATTGCAAGTCTCCTTTTTATCATTTTATTATTCTTCGGATTTTCTTTGCATAAAATAACCTTAAAAGGTGTTTTTAAAGGATGTATTCCTTTTTTGGTTTCAATCATATTATGCGGTGGTATTTCATTCTTTTTATGGAAATTATTACTCATTATACATCCTCAATACACAGATATGTTGCATGGGTTTACCTATAATGGATATGTGTATATACTGGCTTTTGTATTCCTAAATCTCTGGATTTTATTAAAAATATATCGTTACTTTAAAAAGCAAGAGCACACAACAAATTTATTAATTGCCCCGATTTTTATTTGGCTCCTCATAAATCTTATCATTAGTTTGTATTTAAAGGGTGCAGGTTTTTTTATACTCCCTGTTTTTGCGGCTTTATTAATACTAGCCATCGATATTTTTATATCCATAGAAATACGCTCAAAACGTATTCTTTTTACGATTATCTCTATCCCTACAATTTATATTTTTGCACCTTTAATTAAAATGTTTCCCGTTGGTTTAGGGTTAAAAAATCTATTTATTAGTGGTATTCTTATTTCGCTAATTTTTGGATTAATGGTGCTCACCTTTCATCAAAAGAAATCGAATTGGTTTTTAAAATTTTGTGGTTTTTTTGCAATTATTTTCTTCGGATACGCCTCCTATACAAGTGGTTTTTCTGAGGATAATAAAAAACCAAACAGCCTCGTATATTTTCAGAATTCTGATGATAAAACCGCTTTTTTCGGCACATATAATACCTCCTTAGATAGGTATACAAGCCAGATTTTTGACCATACAGCTATCAAAGGAAGTATTACAAACGCAGAAACTAAAAATAAATACAATGCACGTTTTACGTATCACAAAAAAGCTGAATTTAAAAATATAAGTTCTTCTGATATTAATATCCAGATAGATACGATTATTGGCAGTAATCGTCTTTTAGAAATAGTAGTCACTCCCAGGCGAAAAGTGAGTAAATTAGAATTTACAACGGATCGTAAAATTACGCTGAAACAGTTTAAAGTAAATGAGGCTTTAGTCATGGAAGGGAAAAATTATCATGTAACCAAAAGCACTTTTTTAGGGTACACGATTGCAAATTCAGACAAAGAAGTAACCCTTTCTTTTATGGTGGATAAAGAGCAAGAATTAAATATTTTTTTGAACGAAATTTCGTACGATTTATTAACCAATCCTAATTTCTCTATAAACCCTAGAAATAACGAGATGATGCCCATGCCATTTGTTACAAATGATGCAATTATCACTCGTAAAAAGATAACAATGTAA
- a CDS encoding CBS domain-containing protein, which produces MGIKSFQGKRDTAKEKEESEILVSDYMTTKLITFRAEDSLDHVIKQLITYKISGGPVVNDKNELVGIISETDCIKHISESKYYNMPSDTNNTVGKYMVTDVDTIDKDMNVFDAAFKFISSHRRRFPVVENGKLIGQLSQKDVLKAAIKVKGNTWK; this is translated from the coding sequence ATGGGAATTAAAAGCTTTCAAGGAAAGAGAGATACGGCAAAAGAAAAAGAGGAGTCTGAAATTTTAGTATCAGATTATATGACGACAAAATTAATTACTTTTAGAGCAGAAGATTCTTTAGATCATGTAATTAAACAATTAATAACCTACAAAATTTCTGGAGGGCCTGTAGTAAATGATAAGAATGAATTGGTGGGTATTATTTCTGAGACGGATTGTATCAAACATATTTCTGAAAGCAAATACTACAATATGCCTTCGGATACCAATAATACAGTGGGTAAATATATGGTTACGGATGTGGATACTATTGATAAGGATATGAATGTTTTTGATGCTGCGTTTAAATTTATTTCATCACATAGACGAAGATTTCCAGTAGTAGAAAACGGAAAATTAATTGGACAATTAAGTCAGAAAGATGTTTTAAAAGCGGCGATAAAAGTGAAAGGAAATACTTGGAAATAA
- a CDS encoding single-stranded DNA-binding protein — protein sequence MNTLRNKVQLIGRLGQDPEIVIFKDGNKMAKFSMATDDSYKDKQGNKVERAYWHNIVIKGGLVSVVENYVSKGQEIAVEGKLTNRSYDTKEGEKRYVTEILVHDLLLLGNK from the coding sequence ATGAATACGTTAAGAAACAAAGTACAATTAATTGGTAGATTAGGTCAAGATCCAGAAATCGTAATTTTTAAAGATGGCAACAAAATGGCTAAATTTTCTATGGCTACAGATGATAGTTATAAAGATAAACAAGGCAACAAAGTAGAACGTGCTTATTGGCACAACATTGTTATAAAAGGAGGTTTAGTTTCTGTTGTAGAAAATTATGTAAGCAAAGGACAAGAAATCGCAGTAGAAGGCAAACTAACCAACAGATCTTATGACACCAAAGAGGGCGAAAAGAGATATGTTACTGAAATTTTGGTGCATGATTTACTTTTATTAGGCAACAAATAG
- a CDS encoding M14 family metallopeptidase, producing MIKLGHILLLFISASVFGQLNPQTKSVTKKIFPDFEEVKNVTPALKKEKGFTTDEELYAFLEGLAKNHPNKVQISYIGESQKGKKIPFVKMTNPNQKEKIKVFFQGGLHGNELASTEGVLYVMHQLLNDKNYTHLLDDIDLAVIPMANIDGYLKESRYAANGLDLNRDQTKLMAKESVILKQAFSNFNPEVALDFHEYTAYRRDFSKLGNFGVANIFDVMFLYSGNLNVPKNLREFTEKLFVKNASDLLNENKLRNHPYISTTKYRGDIHFNQGSISARSSATNYALTNTISSLVEIRGVNLGRTSFKRRIQSIFLVATSYLKTAIAHKKELKEVIQKAIYDEKEIVVTSKRKVYTSKLQMLDLDTEKIIELEVTKRDAWLSSAVLIRPTPKAYLIDASQKEIIEKLKTLGAKIKVLEEDKKIEVEIYKIIEYKRNSKKYEQMNLQKVKTEIHKQQKVFAKGTFMVSLNQKNANLIVEVLEPEAPNSFVSFGVLPTEKDAILPIYRILK from the coding sequence ATGATAAAACTTGGCCACATACTATTATTATTTATTTCAGCTTCTGTTTTTGGGCAGTTAAACCCGCAAACAAAGAGCGTAACTAAAAAAATTTTTCCAGATTTTGAAGAGGTAAAAAATGTAACCCCTGCTTTAAAAAAGGAAAAAGGTTTTACAACAGATGAAGAGTTGTATGCTTTTTTAGAAGGCTTAGCAAAAAATCATCCTAACAAAGTACAGATTTCTTATATAGGTGAAAGTCAAAAAGGAAAGAAAATACCTTTTGTTAAAATGACGAACCCCAATCAAAAAGAAAAAATAAAAGTTTTCTTTCAAGGGGGATTGCATGGAAATGAATTGGCGAGTACAGAGGGAGTTTTATATGTAATGCATCAACTTTTAAATGATAAAAATTACACTCATTTATTAGATGATATAGATTTGGCAGTAATACCAATGGCAAATATAGACGGCTATTTAAAAGAAAGTAGATATGCTGCAAATGGGCTAGACTTAAATAGAGATCAAACTAAATTAATGGCAAAAGAAAGTGTAATTTTAAAACAAGCTTTTTCTAATTTTAACCCAGAAGTAGCTTTGGACTTTCATGAGTACACTGCTTATAGAAGAGATTTTTCAAAGCTTGGAAATTTTGGTGTAGCCAATATATTTGATGTAATGTTTTTGTACAGTGGCAATTTAAATGTCCCTAAAAATTTACGAGAATTCACTGAAAAATTATTTGTGAAAAATGCTTCAGATCTTTTGAATGAAAACAAATTAAGAAACCATCCATATATTTCAACTACAAAATACAGAGGAGATATCCACTTTAATCAAGGTTCAATAAGTGCAAGATCTAGTGCTACAAATTATGCCTTAACCAATACCATTTCTTCTTTAGTAGAAATTAGAGGTGTAAACCTTGGAAGAACCAGTTTTAAACGAAGAATACAATCTATTTTTTTAGTAGCTACATCTTATTTAAAAACAGCTATTGCACACAAAAAAGAGCTAAAAGAAGTAATTCAAAAAGCTATATATGATGAGAAAGAAATTGTGGTTACCAGTAAAAGAAAAGTATATACAAGCAAATTACAAATGCTTGATTTAGATACCGAAAAAATTATTGAGTTAGAAGTAACAAAAAGAGATGCTTGGTTATCTTCTGCTGTATTAATAAGACCAACTCCAAAAGCATATTTAATTGATGCAAGTCAAAAAGAAATAATTGAAAAGTTAAAAACTTTAGGGGCAAAAATTAAGGTTTTAGAAGAAGATAAAAAAATTGAGGTTGAAATTTATAAAATAATAGAATATAAGAGAAACTCAAAAAAATATGAACAGATGAATTTACAAAAAGTAAAAACAGAAATTCATAAACAACAAAAAGTATTTGCTAAAGGAACATTTATGGTTTCTTTAAACCAAAAAAACGCGAATTTAATTGTAGAAGTTTTAGAACCAGAAGCCCCAAATAGCTTTGTCAGTTTTGGAGTTTTACCTACAGAGAAAGATGCAATATTACCTATTTATAGAATTTTAAAATAA
- a CDS encoding porin produces MKNKTMNNFKLTIVFLALSLSFTSIAQNTELYSYSFGEGYNFENANGSTIKLQGYIQPSFESKSFTNETTETANRFRMRRLRLRLSGNSANQRFSYRFQVDLAGANEVDTEDNNYLLDAFVSYAITNRIKATFGQRATFTDNRELFMNSNALQLVERSRLTSAFASIREFGLFLEGRFRTGGGSQLKSYFVLTNGDGANVFAGDRGGLKVGGRLDFLPFGLFTNFGQFRQADVVRERAPKLVVGVHLSQNNGMSSRRGRASGSIVYLNANDEESLPDYTKYGIDFLFKYRGFSAIGEYISSRASVPGDITQRVRNNGTTSTTFLVNGAQDIENYVRGRMMLGEAYNIQMGYLFRNGFSIDGRYTHLIGDEHSFLNNATFYNRPNYYTIGVSKYLSRSYGAKIQASYTHVDGKLGINDLQGNAIMGNENLVRIMLTLAF; encoded by the coding sequence ATGAAAAATAAAACGATGAACAACTTTAAACTAACTATTGTTTTTTTAGCTCTATCATTGAGCTTTACATCAATAGCTCAAAATACAGAATTGTATAGTTACAGTTTTGGAGAAGGCTATAATTTTGAAAATGCAAATGGCAGCACAATTAAATTACAAGGATATATTCAGCCAAGTTTTGAGTCTAAAAGTTTTACAAACGAAACTACAGAAACAGCCAATAGATTTAGAATGCGAAGATTGCGTTTAAGGCTCTCAGGAAACTCAGCAAATCAAAGATTTAGCTATCGTTTTCAAGTAGATTTGGCAGGTGCTAATGAAGTTGATACAGAAGACAATAACTACTTGTTAGATGCTTTTGTTTCTTATGCAATAACTAATAGAATTAAAGCAACATTTGGTCAAAGAGCAACATTTACAGACAATAGAGAACTATTTATGAACTCTAATGCTTTGCAATTAGTTGAAAGAAGTCGCTTAACATCTGCTTTTGCAAGTATTAGAGAATTTGGGTTATTTCTCGAAGGACGTTTTAGAACGGGTGGAGGTTCTCAGTTAAAATCTTATTTTGTATTAACAAATGGAGACGGCGCAAACGTTTTTGCTGGTGACAGAGGAGGTTTAAAAGTAGGTGGACGATTAGATTTTTTACCTTTTGGTTTATTCACAAACTTTGGGCAATTTAGGCAAGCAGATGTAGTTAGAGAAAGAGCACCTAAATTAGTTGTTGGAGTTCACTTAAGTCAGAATAATGGCATGAGTAGTAGAAGAGGAAGAGCAAGTGGGTCTATAGTATACTTAAATGCTAATGATGAAGAATCATTACCAGATTACACAAAATATGGAATAGACTTTTTATTTAAATATCGAGGGTTTTCTGCAATAGGAGAATACATAAGTTCAAGAGCATCTGTTCCCGGAGACATTACCCAAAGGGTTAGAAATAACGGAACTACATCAACAACCTTTTTAGTAAATGGTGCACAAGATATAGAAAATTACGTGAGAGGAAGAATGATGCTAGGTGAAGCCTACAACATTCAAATGGGCTATCTATTCAGAAATGGTTTTTCCATTGATGGAAGATACACACACTTAATTGGAGACGAACATTCCTTTTTAAATAATGCTACTTTTTACAATAGACCCAACTATTATACTATTGGAGTTAGCAAATATTTATCTAGAAGTTATGGAGCAAAAATACAAGCATCTTATACACATGTAGATGGTAAATTAGGTATTAACGATTTACAAGGAAATGCAATTATGGGTAACGAAAATCTAGTAAGAATAATGCTAACACTTGCATTTTAG
- the iadA gene encoding beta-aspartyl-peptidase gives MFTLLKNTNLYAPKALGKKDILIVGEKIVAIEDNLDAYINKNTNIWDAKGKTVTPGLIDQHIHVIGAGGKRSFSSMTPEVQLSELIACGTTTINSLLGTDGTVRDIRTLYGKVKALEQEGISTSMFCGYYGVDTPTITDSIQADMIFIDKVIGCKIAISDIRSSYPTATELLRKLNQIRNGGFIGGKKGILHVHLGDLDTKMDLLFELVQKHQFPIEHISPTHVGRTETLFNQAIEFAKLGGMIDITTAASQYIAPYKSVLYALEQGVSIENLTFSTDGHAGLTKFSDQGNAIGTKSALINKNLEETVLLVKKGNLPIEEAFKLVTSNPAKNLGLKYKGIIKVNNDADFCVFDNDLNLVDVFAKGKQMMKDGVVIVKGNFES, from the coding sequence ATGTTTACACTATTAAAAAATACAAATTTATATGCACCTAAAGCTTTAGGTAAAAAAGATATTCTTATTGTTGGTGAAAAAATTGTTGCTATTGAAGATAATTTAGACGCTTACATTAATAAAAATACAAATATTTGGGATGCCAAAGGGAAAACAGTTACTCCTGGTCTGATAGATCAACACATTCATGTAATTGGAGCTGGAGGAAAAAGAAGTTTTTCTTCGATGACACCAGAAGTACAACTATCAGAATTGATAGCTTGTGGTACAACCACTATAAACAGTTTATTAGGTACAGATGGCACAGTTAGAGATATTAGAACATTGTATGGTAAGGTAAAGGCACTAGAGCAAGAAGGTATTTCAACATCTATGTTTTGTGGTTATTATGGTGTAGATACCCCAACAATAACTGACTCTATACAAGCTGATATGATTTTTATTGATAAAGTCATTGGTTGTAAAATAGCGATAAGTGATATAAGATCTTCTTATCCAACAGCTACTGAGTTGTTAAGAAAATTAAATCAAATTAGAAATGGAGGTTTCATTGGAGGTAAAAAAGGGATTTTGCATGTTCACCTTGGAGATTTAGATACCAAAATGGATTTACTTTTTGAATTGGTTCAAAAACATCAATTTCCAATAGAACATATCTCTCCAACACATGTTGGCAGAACTGAGACACTTTTTAATCAAGCAATAGAGTTTGCTAAATTAGGAGGTATGATAGATATTACAACAGCTGCTTCACAATACATTGCTCCCTACAAATCTGTTTTATATGCTTTAGAACAAGGTGTGTCTATAGAAAATTTAACCTTTAGTACAGATGGTCATGCAGGTTTAACAAAGTTCAGCGATCAAGGCAATGCAATTGGTACTAAAAGCGCTTTAATTAATAAAAATTTAGAAGAAACAGTTTTACTAGTTAAGAAAGGAAATCTACCAATAGAGGAAGCATTTAAACTAGTAACTTCAAACCCAGCAAAAAATTTAGGTTTAAAATACAAAGGAATCATCAAAGTAAATAATGATGCAGATTTCTGTGTTTTTGATAATGACTTAAATTTAGTTGATGTTTTTGCAAAAGGAAAACAAATGATGAAAGATGGCGTAGTTATAGTAAAAGGAAATTTTGAATCTTAA
- the dcuC gene encoding C4-dicarboxylate transporter DcuC: MSTYLGIFISLFFIVIVARLLLKKHNPHAVLLVAGLLMLVIAQLLNYNLPALKNDTGFAGFNLFRYIKESFSKTNAGVGLMIMSIGGFVAYIDKIGASKKLVQVAMKPLKLFKKYPYIAASMVIPIGQVLFTAIPSAAGLGLLLMASLFPILVNLGVSKLSAVSVITAATAFGIGPASAITASATTITNIDTIVFFLDYQIPLVLPLSLSMMISYYFVNKYFDKKEKEKLKKVEVVIKVKEAEGEKEEKVEIKTPVIYALIPVLPILLLIVFSKIFDFFPIPITLDTTTAMFISLFVALLFELIRIKNIKKVMNSLQVFWNGMGNIFKTVVTLIITADIFAKGLISLGFIDGLISVAENAGFGAIGIGIVMTIMIFLASMLMGSGNASFFAFGPLIPKIAKSLGIESSSIILPMQLSASMGRTVSPVAGVLIATAEIAGVTTLQIVKRNLIPLTIALIIMLIYHYI, from the coding sequence TTGAGCACTTATTTAGGCATTTTTATATCGTTATTTTTTATAGTAATTGTTGCAAGACTTTTACTAAAAAAACACAATCCTCATGCTGTTTTATTGGTTGCAGGATTGTTAATGCTGGTAATAGCTCAGCTATTGAATTATAATTTACCAGCATTAAAAAATGATACAGGTTTTGCTGGTTTCAATTTGTTTAGATACATCAAAGAATCGTTTTCAAAAACGAATGCAGGTGTTGGCTTAATGATTATGTCAATAGGAGGTTTTGTTGCTTATATAGATAAAATAGGAGCTTCTAAAAAGCTTGTCCAAGTAGCGATGAAACCTTTAAAATTATTTAAAAAATATCCATATATAGCAGCATCTATGGTTATACCAATTGGCCAAGTTTTGTTTACGGCAATTCCATCTGCAGCAGGTTTAGGCTTACTTTTAATGGCTTCATTATTTCCAATTTTAGTAAATTTAGGTGTTAGTAAATTATCAGCAGTTTCTGTAATAACAGCAGCTACAGCATTTGGTATTGGCCCTGCATCAGCAATAACAGCTAGTGCAACTACAATAACAAATATAGATACCATTGTTTTCTTTTTAGATTATCAAATTCCTCTGGTTTTACCTTTAAGCTTATCAATGATGATAAGCTATTACTTTGTTAATAAATACTTTGATAAAAAAGAGAAAGAAAAATTAAAGAAAGTTGAGGTTGTTATAAAAGTAAAAGAAGCTGAAGGAGAGAAAGAAGAAAAAGTAGAAATTAAAACTCCGGTAATTTATGCTTTAATTCCTGTACTTCCAATTCTACTATTAATTGTATTTTCAAAAATTTTTGATTTTTTCCCAATTCCAATCACCTTAGATACTACAACTGCTATGTTCATTAGTTTGTTTGTAGCGCTCCTTTTCGAATTGATTAGAATAAAAAACATTAAAAAAGTAATGAACTCATTACAGGTTTTTTGGAACGGAATGGGGAACATTTTTAAAACAGTAGTTACATTAATTATTACAGCAGATATTTTTGCAAAAGGATTAATTAGTTTAGGTTTTATTGATGGTCTAATATCTGTTGCGGAAAATGCAGGTTTTGGCGCAATTGGTATTGGTATTGTAATGACTATTATGATTTTTTTAGCCTCGATGCTTATGGGAAGTGGAAATGCATCCTTTTTTGCTTTTGGGCCTTTAATACCAAAAATTGCAAAATCTTTAGGTATAGAAAGTAGCTCAATAATTCTTCCTATGCAACTATCAGCATCTATGGGTAGAACAGTTTCGCCCGTAGCTGGAGTACTTATTGCAACAGCAGAAATTGCAGGGGTTACCACATTACAAATAGTAAAAAGAAACTTAATTCCTTTAACCATAGCATTAATAATAATGTTAATATATCACTATATATAA
- a CDS encoding lamin tail domain-containing protein, whose amino-acid sequence MNISKFLYKSFIALFLVSLFLVSCETDDILPAVELTVDAVNLGENSQSVVLTATLNSSATENITIPVTFTGTASASDYTSTSSSISISSGRNTGTLTISSIQDQEIEGPETIIINIENTSGFLVLGMNEITISLQDDDSDTDNDGVLDANDNCPNTPGDVNNNGCPFLGFLINEVLYDPASGSAGDANGDGTRDANEDEFIEFFNSGNQLDISGYTIEDASRLRHTFPEGSIVPRNGVLIVFGGGTPTGSFDGAVVQTASEGLLNMSNSGDFMTIKDTSGNVILTFDVEPLSNNPDESYTRNPDLTGSFEQHSRIDATNRALFSPGTKLDGSSF is encoded by the coding sequence ATGAATATTTCAAAATTTTTATATAAGAGTTTTATTGCCTTATTTTTAGTGAGTTTATTCTTGGTTTCTTGCGAAACAGATGATATTCTACCGGCAGTAGAACTTACAGTAGATGCTGTTAATTTGGGTGAAAATTCGCAATCTGTTGTTTTAACAGCCACTCTAAATAGTAGTGCTACCGAAAATATAACAATTCCGGTTACATTTACAGGTACAGCATCTGCCTCAGATTATACATCAACATCTTCATCAATTTCGATTTCTTCAGGAAGAAATACAGGTACTTTAACAATTTCAAGTATCCAAGATCAAGAGATAGAAGGCCCAGAAACAATAATTATAAATATTGAGAATACTTCTGGGTTTTTAGTATTGGGTATGAATGAGATTACCATTTCTTTACAAGATGATGATTCAGATACAGATAATGACGGAGTTTTGGACGCAAATGACAACTGCCCAAATACTCCTGGAGATGTAAATAATAATGGATGTCCTTTTTTAGGGTTTTTAATAAATGAAGTGTTGTATGACCCTGCTTCAGGTAGTGCAGGTGACGCAAATGGAGATGGAACAAGAGACGCAAATGAAGATGAATTTATTGAGTTCTTTAATTCAGGAAATCAATTAGATATTTCTGGTTACACCATAGAAGATGCTAGCAGATTAAGACACACTTTTCCCGAAGGTTCTATTGTTCCTAGAAATGGTGTGTTAATAGTCTTTGGAGGCGGTACACCAACAGGGAGTTTTGATGGTGCAGTTGTTCAAACAGCTTCAGAAGGTTTATTAAACATGTCAAATTCAGGAGACTTTATGACCATAAAAGACACCTCTGGAAACGTAATTTTAACTTTTGATGTGGAACCCCTTTCTAATAATCCAGATGAATCTTATACAAGAAACCCAGATTTAACTGGCAGTTTTGAGCAACATTCAAGAATAGACGCTACAAATAGAGCGTTGTTTTCACCAGGAACAAAATTAGACGGATCATCATTTTAA